From the genome of Brienomyrus brachyistius isolate T26 chromosome 8, BBRACH_0.4, whole genome shotgun sequence, one region includes:
- the LOC125748207 gene encoding transmembrane protein 88: MCGMGVDLEESSSGEEEKDQEEYGMGEGVRMLLPPPPAHSEEGAWGARRRPAACLAWGAGLVLWNVGVATACLLVLVAVFALVLLPVALLLYAGFLCHSRVMNSQASLCQYLEDNSCSAFIILGFVMMSPLVVVAAATFCGLARRLRLFLLFQPIARACYRGERFWVWGGDVRAWV; the protein is encoded by the exons ATGTGCGGCATGGGTGTGGACTTGGAGGAGAGCAGCTcaggagaggaggagaaggaccaGGAGGAGTACGGGATGGGGGAGGGTGTGAGGATGCTGCTGCCCCCGCCCCCAGCACACAGCGAGGAGGGTGCCTGGGGTGCCCGCCGGAGACCCGCCGCTTGCCTGgcctggggggcggggctggTGCTGTGGAATGTGGGCGTGGCCACGGCCTGCCTGCTGGTCCTGGTCGCCGTGTTCGCCCTGGTGCTGCTGCCCGTCGCGCTGCTGCTCTACGCCGGCTTCCTCTGCCACTCACGC GTCATGAACTCTCAAGCCAGTCTCTGCCAGTACCTGGAAGACAACAGCTGCTCTGCTTTCATAATCCTGGGCtttgtgatgatgtcaccaCTGGTGGTAGTCGCCGCGGCGACCTTCTGTGGCCTGGCACGCAGGCTCCGCCTCTTCCTGCTCTTCCAGCCCATTGCACGTGCTTGTTACCGTGGAGAGAGGTTCTGGGTCTGGGGTGGAGATGTTAGGGCCTGGGTGTGA